From a region of the Nothobranchius furzeri strain GRZ-AD chromosome 12, NfurGRZ-RIMD1, whole genome shotgun sequence genome:
- the LOC139062207 gene encoding uncharacterized protein, whose amino-acid sequence MVVLEALLSFLIISLLLEELQEMYRRRRHFILLRLRSNNEQTRPRYCRINLSVPVLDRFFNQQDPRPDFRVSRESLSVLLNLLNQDRRRGWGATIETLVFLFWLASGASYRVVSRAFGIPRSTVHRIVHRVTEEVVAIRHQVIHLPKTPEDLEVVSQGFAGLARHRAFVKAAGAIDGCHIRIKPPSGPDGHCYRNRKLFPSIILQAVCDHQGRFIDTYVGWPGSVHDSRVLRHSPLYRQSVYPPPGHFILADGGYPCLQSPLPLITPYKRGNLGVAAQRFNSHHSKARSVIECALE is encoded by the exons atGGTGGTGCTCGAAGCATTATTgagctttttaataatttccttgcTTCTGGAGGAGTTACAAGAGATGTATCGACGGCGAAGGCATTTTATATTGCTCAGGCTGAGAAGCAACAATGAACAG ACTAGACCCAGATactgcaggattaacctgagtgtcccAGTCCTGGACCGTTTCTTCAACCAGCAAGATCCGAGACCAGACTTTCGTGTGAGCAGGGAGTCCCTTTCAGTGCTGCTGAATCTGCTGAACCAAGATCGGCGTCGTGGTTGGGGTGCCACAATTGAGACCCTGGTGTTTCTTTTCTGGTTGGCAAGCGGAGCATCTTACAGGGTGGTCTCCAGAGCGTTCGGGATACCTCGTTCGACTGTCCACCGCATCGTCCACAGAGTCACGGAGGAGGTTGTGGCCATTCGCCACCAGGTCATCCACCTTCCAAAGACCCCTGAAGACCTGGAGGTGGTGTCCCAGGGGTTTGCAGGGCTGGCACGGCACAGAGCTTTTGTTAAAGCTGCAGGTGCCATCGACGGCTGCCACATCAGGATCAAGCCTCcaagcggccctgatggtcactgctacaggaacaggaaactgttcccctctatcatcctgcaggctgtgtgtgaccatcagggccgcttcATTGACACCTACGTGGGCTGGCCGGGGTCGGTGCACGACTCCAGGGTGCTCCGCCACAGCCCCCTGTACAGGCAGTCAGTCTACcctcctccagggcacttcatcctcGCAGATGGTGGGTACCCATGCCTGCAAAGCCCACTCCCACTCATCACTCCCTACAAACGCGGGAATCTAGGTGTGGCTGCCCAGCGCTTTAACAGCCATCATTCCAAGGCACGCTCTGTGATAGAATGTGCCTTGGAATGA